CCTGGCTGAATCAAACATACCTCTATGTCATGGGAAGCCACTGCTTTAGCAATCCCTGCATCCGATGTTATAATACTGGAATCATCAATGGGAAGGGCTGAACATCGGGTATATCCTTGCTTGACATGAATAATGTTCTTCTTTATTTTTTTCATATCTTCTAAAATAATCGGTGACGTATAGTTTAAATTGTGAATAAAATGTCTGCCTACCATCAGTCCGTTAAAACTTACAGATTGGGGATATCGATACCCCAACTGATTTTCTAAGACCTCTATCGGCAAAGAAAAAGGATTCAGTTGATTCTTTATACATTGATACTGTTCCTCTGCCATATATATTTTTTCATCTCCACAAAAAAGGAATATATCCGGATGATGGTTAATACTTTCATAAACAATATCCAAGGATTGAATTTCTATTACCTCATCTGCCTGACGCAGTAGATTTTTTAGACTATCGTAAATATTTTGGGATAGAAAGATCATTCAGTTTTCTTCCCTCACTTTCAAACACCAGGGAATCTTCTCCCCCGCTTATTCGCTTAAATTGAATGGGGATTCCCTGTTCTTTTATATGGTTTAAATATTTTCTCTTATGTCCAATCAAGCTTTGATACATCTTCTGGTTAGCACAAATAATAAGAGGCTTATTTCCGTTTTCTTCATAGATTTTTAAAACAAACTCATTCAGCATCTTTTCCTCAACCAATTGTCTAAAAGCCGGATGATAGGGACCGGCAACGATTCCTTTTCCTAAGTCCACCTCTTCTGAAGCCTGCAGTCCTACCCGAAGCACGGTAATGCCAGCTTCATAAAATAAAGGAAGTATCTGACTTGTCCAGGCTATTCCCTCATCTAAACTTAAGGGCTGATAGATTCCTTTATAATACATAGTTTCAAGTTCTGTATCTTTCATAATGACTGTGGGATAAATCCTGGTGGTATGAGGCTTCATTGCTATTATTTTTTGAGCGGTTTTTATACTCTTATGAAGGGTATCTTTTGGAAGACCTATCATCATTTGAAGTCCCAATTCTATCGGTGTTTTCTTGATATATTCAACGGCTCTATACACATCTTCTACCGTATGATTCCTTTTGCTGGTTTCTAATACTTCCTGATCAAGAGACTGTACACCTAGCTCTATTGCTTTTACAGGGTATTGGGATAAAAGTTTTAAAATTTCTTCACTAATATAATCCGGTCTGGTAGAAAGCCTTATACCCTCTAATTGATACTTCATGATATATTCTGTTGCCAGATCCAGATATTTCTTTTGAATAAGGGGGTGGATGCCTGTAAAACTCCCTCCAAAAAAAGCTATTTCAACACGCTTATCTACATTCGAACCTTCTAAATAACTTTCAATATGATGACGTATTTGGCTTTCATCAAATACATCTTTTACACCTGTTATTCTTTTTTGGTTGCAAAACACACAATCATTCGGACAACCTTGATGAGAAACAAATATCGGAATAATCATTTTCTTTTTCATAACTACCTCTACACTCTAGAATATAATTGGGCTATAGCAAAACGTAGGGTACTGTGAACTGACCCTACGTTATATCCCTAGCTTAATTCTATATTTAAGTTATATATTTTATCCACGATCTTATTTATTGAAGGCACTCTTTCTATTAATAGAAAAACCATCACCATAATCAAGCATCCAAATAAAGCGCCTTTTCCATCTCTTAATACATCCTGTATCTGAGCCCCTCTTCCTGGGACAAAAAATTGATGAATTTCATCGGTAATGCCATATAAGATTGTCGCAATCCACGACCACATGCCTGTTTTAATTGCTTTTCCAACATATCCATAACAGGAAGCATAGATCAGCATACATAATCCGCCAAAAATAATAACATGAGCAGTCTTTCGAATCCACATTTGCAAACTCATTGCCTCAGAATTATCTATATCCATTGCTTCTTCCTGAGTGAGGATATTGGCTCTTTCCAACACCCATGCCGAGTCTTGACGAGACAAATCCCCCGGTCTTGACGAGAGAAGAAATATAGCTGCCATCCATAAAATTGTAAGTATCCAAATTATTTTTCTAAGTCTCATTGGTAAGCCTCTCTTTATGAAAAATCTCTCTGGCAGGGACTCCTGCCGCTGTAATGCCGCTTTCAACAGACTGAATCACCACCGCCCCTGCACCAATGACACTCTCCTTTTGTACGGTTAACCCTTGCTTAATAAACGCTTTACTGCCTATCTCTACCCGTTCTTCAATCGTAACGTTTCCGGAAACATTTACATTCCAATAGAGGGTAGAATAATCGGCTATAGTGGTGTCATGGCCTATTCCGCACTGAGGATTGATATGAACATAGTTCCCAATAATAATATTGGTTGTAAGCACACAGTAAGGACTGATGAGAACCCCTTCTCCTATTTGTACCTCCGGAGAAATGTAAGCCGTAGGATGAATAATGTTGATCATATCGAGATTATGTTCCTTCATTTGAAGGATCAAACGGCTTTTGATACTTGGTTTGGCAACGGCACAAAACCCGTATAATTTTTCATAGGGTTCTGCTAAAGTACTCAATATATCAAAGTCCCCCAAAACAGGCACTCCAAAGTATTCTATGCCTTTTTTTCCAGGATCGCTGTCAATAAAGCCTATTAACTCATATGAAGGATGCATTTGATTGATATCTTTTATATAGCGTGCCACTTCTCTTCCCAATCCTCCGGCACCGACAATGACTAACTTTTTCACATCATTTCATCCCTTTGCCCGTAAACTCCCTCAGCAGTTAATACCACTTTTACGGTTTTAATAATTATTTTTAAATCTAACCATAAGGAATAGTTATTGACATATTCCACATCATATTCTATTCTCTTTGCCCAAGGGAGCGAATTTCTGCCGTTTACCTGGGCAAGCCCTGTTACTCCAGGACGCATTTTAAGTCGCTGCATCTGGAATTCATTATATTTTTCAACCTGGTATCTTAAGGTAGGTCTTGGACCAATAATACTCATATCCCCTTTTAAAATATTGATGAGTTGGGGCAGCTCATCTAAGCTCGTCTTTCTTAGAATTCTTCCTATTTTAGTAATTCTGGGATCGTTTTCTTCTGTATAAATACCATTTCCCATATTCACTGCATTTTGTATCATGGTTCTAAATTTGTAAATTTTAAAGTCTTTCCCATCTTTTCCTACTCGCTCTTGTATAAAGAAAACCGGACCCTTTGAGGTTAGTTTAATACCTAAAGCAATAATAAAAAATATGGGGCTCACTGCAATAAATAGAATAAATGCAATTAGTTTATCCAGTCCATGTTTGATCATTATTTGGATCTCTTTCATAGGTACACCTCAAATTTCATATCTGGAATACATTCTTAAAGTTCTTTATTGTATCCACAACATAGTCAATTTCTTCCCTTGTAAGATTTGTATAAAAGGGAATGGCAATACACTCACTACCTGCTTTTTCAGTTACAGGAAAGTCTCCTGATTTATACCCGAAGGTTTCTCTATAAAATGGTTGAAGATGAATAGGGGTGAAATAAGGTTTACATCCTATTCCATTGTCTCTTAAATAATCTATTAAATCATTTCTTATTTCTTCTGAAACACGAATAACATAAACAAACCAACTCATACGGCTTACATTCGGATGAATAAAAGGTGCCTGAACCCATGGAATCTCTTTAAGCTTCTCCGTATAGTAGTTGGCCGCCGCATTTCTTTTTTCTATGATTTCATCAATTCTTTCCATTTGTGCAATGCCTAAAGCGGAATGAATTTCGCTTAATCGGTAGTTGTATCCCAATCGCTCATGATACAGCCATAGTCCTGTAACTGCTCTTCCCTGGCTTCTCATACTCCTGCATAGCTCTGCAACTTCATCGTTATTGGTTACAATAATGCCCCCTTCTCCGGTTGTAATCTGCTTATTCGGATAAAAAGCAAAGGCAGCAGCATCTGCAGAGCTTCCGGCTTTAGTATTTTGATAAATACTTCCAAGGGCTTCACAGGAATCTTCAATCACATAAAGGTTGTGTTTCCTTGCAATTTCTCTTACCTTATTGAGATTCATAGGCTGTCCAAAAACATCAACCACCAAAATCGCTTTCGTTTTATCGGTAATTTTCTCTTCAATCTGATTGATATCAATATTGAGAGTTTCTTCATCAATATCAACAAAAACCGGTACTGCTTTTTCAAATAAAATACAGTTTGCCGAGGCAATAAAACTAAAGGGGGTAGTGATGACCTCGTCCCCTTCTTTTATTCCTAAAGCTCTAATAATGAGATGAAGAGCACTGGTTCCGCTGTTCACAGCAACAGCATGCTTAACTCCCGTAAATTTTGCGATCATTGTTTCAAATTCTTCTATTTTCGGTCCAATGCTTAAAACTCCTGAGCGGAGCACTTGATTCACATATTCAATTTCTTTATCTGTAATATCAGGTTTGGATAGGGATATTTGCTTTTTCATTTAATCACTCTCAATTACTGTCTTATTTTTTGATATCCATTCTATTATAAACTATACAAAATATTAATATAGGGGATTTGCTTTGCCTTTACGACTTCTTCATTTTCCTCATTCCAAATGAGTACAACTGAATCCTTTGTTTTATTAATAGCATCTATATTATTGATTAACTCATAATTCATATCCAGATTTCCAACAACGTCACTCATAGTAATACGCAAAACATTATAAACTTCATCCTGATTCCCGTATAGATATATTGTCTTAATACCTTTTTTCTTTTGCTTTTCTAAGATGACTTTTGATACTGCCTGGATGCGGGTAATGGTTTCATAGGTTCTGACGATATAATGGTAGGTCTTCGCAGTCTTTTCTTTCATTCCTTCAGGAGTCAATATGTATTTTAAAGTTCTGGCATTTAATCTTTCGATCTTTATTAATCCTGTCTTGATCATCTTCTTTAAAAGTAAATTGACAGCTCCAAGAGAAAGTCCTGTTTTTTCTGCAATTTCCCGCTGCGTAATGTGTTCATTTTCCTGGATATGAGTTAGTATCTCAAGTTCTTTTTCCATCTATAACGCTCCTTGTTCATAGTTTGAACGGTTTTATTGTACTTCATTTTTAAAGCCCTTGTCAATGTAAATGTATATATAAAATTTGTGACATACTCAACTATTTTGATCACAAGAGGGCTTTTAATTACATCGGAATTTCGGAGAAATATCTTATGTAATAAATTAGGGCGAACAATGTTCGCCCATACAAATTTTCTATGCTGTTTTAATATATTTTTGTAACTTCCGTTCCAGGATAATAGTGCTGAAGGATTTGTTTATAATTATACCCTTTATCCACCATTCCTTTTACGCCATTTTGGCTCATCCCTGCCCCGTGACCGTTTCCTCCGCCGAAAAAGGTATATCCGATAAGTTTTCCATCTTGGTTATTGGGCTCGATCACAAAAAAGGCACTGGGCATAATACTGTAATCTTGCATAGTACTTCCATTGGATAAATTAATGACAATGGGTTCTTTCCCTTCAATATATTGCTTGGGCTGAAGAAGGAATCGAATATTATATTCCGTCAAAACTTTTATAGTTGCTTTGGAGCCTATTAAAACCATCTCCATGATATTGCCCCCCTGACCCCTTTTGACAATATCAATTTTTTTAAGGGTTCCAATGTTTTCTACAGGACGGCTTCTAAAAATATTATTTTCATCCAATACTTTAATGAGTTTTGGATTTGCTGCATATCGCTGTTTTAAATTCGCATTTATCGAAGCACTAAGTTCTTCAAGACTCATCGTAATGTTCCATCTGAACCAACCAAACTCCTGATCATACCCGTCAATATCGGTTGCCTTGAAAAACTTTTTAGCGTTTTCTTCTTTACTAAGATCTCCAAAGTCTGTTCCCTCGAATTGTTTTTTAGACACCATATAAGGTGGTGTATAGCTTGGGAAAGATTTGTCCGCATAGTCAGCCCATACTTCTCCTGAATTTGCCGTATATCCGGAAGATGTTGAAAAAAAGTTGGCACTTATTACGCTTCCATTGTATTTTATTCCTTCATTTTGAGTAGCTTTAACCGCTTGTATGGAAATATCGGTTTCAGGGGTATTATTGTATACCTGGCACTGAACAGAGTCATCTACATTGCCTCCATAAGTATGAAAACGATTGGAATAAAATTGAACATAGGCATAGCTTCTTGCCGTAACTGCCTGTACTTTTGCAGACTCCAGTCCATGGGACGTAGGCATTTCACTGGGAACCACGGCATAAAGATATTCTTCAATGGGTAATTCATTGACAATGCTGTACCCTTGATCTAATTGAACAATATCTAAAGTTCCTCGATATTTAGGATTCTGTCCGTTTCGCTGAATGGACAATACCTTTAACTTTCCATTTCCCGATTGGGTTCTAATTTTTACTCTGGGGATTTGATCGGATAACTTTTCTTCTTCCTCCTTGATATTAAAGCTCTCACCACTTTTGTAGATCTGTTCTTCATCTCCTATTTTGACTATGAAATTTTCATCGCTTGTAATCTTCACCTCTTGATGGACTAATCCTGTAAAACCGGTCTTATGAAGTGCTACACGAATTTTATTTGGAGTCGGTTTTTTTTCGATGATTGCAGCACAAATTTTGTTATCCTTTAAAATAAATCGTCCAATATCTTCTCCTATGGTAAGATTGCTTAGACTGCACCACTGGGGTTTTTCTCCGACAATACTGTATAATTTATAATCATTGGCAAACTCAATATGTCCTTTTCCTTCTAATTCTATTTTCTTCGAATCCACTAAAAGGACCCTTCCTGAAATGGCTTCTTCATAGGTTTTAAGAGAAATCAAAGATCCCGCTTGAATCTGTATATCTCCGATTTTCCCTTTCTCTCCACTAAAATTATTATTGCTTTTATAGGTTCTGTGGACTCCTCCCACAAAAATAGTTATTTCGTCTTCAGAAGTATCTGCGATGTATACATTTGTAATAGTAGGCTTTTCCTCTTCGATTTTAAGAAATGCAAAAACTTCATTATCTTTTAACAATACTCTTATTTGTTTGTCTATATAAGCATCCATGGGTAGTCCTGCAAAGCCGTAAATTCCTTTATCCGTACCCATTTCCCATGCATCCAGCTCAGTACTGTTCGCAGGAGTTGCTACTAAGACAAATCCTCTTTCTCTAATTCCATATGCTTCTTCTATACTTTTTTCTCCGCTTAATTTACTCAAAAGACGCATATATATGTTTACCCAGTCATTATAAGTGATATATTTTTTTTGCATCTCCTTACTTAGATTCATTTTAACCTTGAATTTTCCTTCTGCGATTCTTTCAAGAAGGGTTTGTGCATTGGCATAGGTTAAAGGCTCCAATGGATTAAATACCTTTCCACTGCCATTCATAAATCCTTGAACCGTCGCTGCATTAATATACATATCATACCAATCACTTGGTTTGACATCCTCATATTGTATTTCTCGGTCCATTGTCTTGATATCAGCATAATCATTATAGGTTAAAGCAATCATCTTAGCTGCCAATGCTCTTGAAACAGGAATATTCGCATCCACTTCATAAATAGCTCTTTCATTCTCAGAATTAGTTTCTTTATTCCTTTCCTTTTCCAGTACATCCGTTTCTTGCTTTACGTTTGGAACTTCTTCTTTAATGACCATGTTATTCGAGCATCCGAACAAAAAAACAACTAAGACGATCATTGCAAAAATCTTGATTTTTTCTGACGTATTCATATCTTCAACCTCTCCCTTGTACGTTTTATAGTAATAAATATATGTACAAACTCTTGTAAATATCTTTATCATTTATATTTGCAATATTCTTAAATTATGTGTATTTGTTTAAAATAACCATAATTCACACTTTTCGATATTTATTTATTGTTTATTATAGAGTATAATAAGATAAAAACAACTTTCGCTGAGGGTGATACTAATGAAATTCAATGTTATATACTCAAATCCCTATATTCAACTGGTAGAAAAGGATGATGGATTCTATATTGAATCCTTTAAAAAGGGTTACACCTTAGAAGAATTAAATCAAACATTAATAGACTTTCCCCAAGTGAAGATTACTAACTTTTTATCTTTAAAAAGGGCTGTTATGAATGCACCTCAATTTCTGATTAAATTTGGTGAAGTAAGAGAACGCGTAGAAGTTGAGATCAGCAGCGACCATTTAAAAGGATATGTTACTCTTTATGTACCAGAGGCGGAGTTAATTGGGGCAAGGCGAAAACAAACCATAATGGAAATTACCGAAGCCCTGCAGAAAAAAGGAATCGTCTATGGCATCAAACAAGATGTTTTATTAATGGATTTAAAGCCTAAAGTTAAAATACTTATAGCAGAAGGTAAGCTTCCTGTAGATGGTAAGAACTCAATAATAAAAATGTACGAAATCACCGAACCCAAACCTGAAATTACTGAAGATGGTACGGTAAATCATTATGAACTGAATTTAATCAATAAAGTGAGCAAAGGCGATTGGTTAGGTGAGAGAATAGATGCAACTCCCGGAGAACCTGGCAAATCCATTTTAGGCGAAACCATTCCTGCTAAACCGGGTAAACAATTTCCCTTGTATTATGATAAACACTCCGTAGAGGAAGTATATGATGAAGAAAAAGGGATTACTACCCTAATAGCTAAGAAAACAGGGGCTGTATTTTATCGTCAGGAAGTCATATACGTTTATGATTGTCTTGAAATTGAAGGAAGTGTATCTTTTGATACAGGTAATATTAATTTTGATGGTTTCGTAAATATCAAGGGTTCTATTGAAGATAATTTTTCAGTAGAAGCTAAGAATGACATTCAAGTAATGGGTGTAATGGGTGTTGGAAGCGTAGAAAAGATTAAGAGCAGAGACGGCTGTATCTATATCCGCGGAGGAATCGCAGGGAAAAATAAAGCCCATCTATATTGCAAACAAGATTTATATACAAAATTTGCTTCTGAATGTACTATTGAATGCGAAGAAACCGTGCATATTGGTTTTTACGCTATAAACTGTAATATCAAGGCAAAACAGGTAATTTTCGAATCAAGAAGCAGTCGAATTATAGGCGGAAATATAGATGCAGAAATTAAAGTAGTGGCTAATGAGGTAGGAAACCGTTCCGAAATTCCTACAAATATTAATATACAAGGATTCAATAGAAAAGAATTAAAAGAAAGATTGGATGAGATTAATAAGTCTATTCAAGAGATTAATGATCAATTAATAGAATTCAAGCACAAAATTGCTATTTACGCAGGAAGTGAAAATTTATCAGAACAACAGCAATTCGAATATAAGAAAATATCCAATCAATTTCAAGAAGTTAAAGAAACCCTTAAACATCTTCAGTCAGAAAGAAAAAAACATATTTCTTATTTACGTACAAAAGGAGAAGGGGAAATTTCTATAAGCGGTCAAGTCCATGGAAATACAACCCTTACCCTAAAAAAGATTACGAAGAGAATTACTAATGATATAAAGGGACCGGTTACTTATTATGTCATGGATAACGAATTAATATGTGAATAATCAACCGGATTACTCTACTTTATATTTAGGAGGAAATCAAAATGAGTTACGAGGATATCTTATCCAGAATTGACGAACAAAAGAAAAGTCAAGAAATTACTAGCCAGTTGTATCGATATACAGGATTGCTTCAAGCTATACAATTTTTTTCTCAAAGATTTAGTGCTGAACAAATTCTGAATTTCACCTATGATTTTGTAACTGAACTTCTTATAGTAGATCAGATTGCTGTATTTTCAAAACAATATGATCAGTATATTTTGATTAAATCCAAGGGATTTTCGTACACGAGCTATACCTTGCCTTTTGATGAAAATTATAATATGATCGCAAAATTTCATGGGCATATTATGAATGCAGAAGATATGGAACGTTTTCTTCCTTCTGATCTTCTTAAAGCTTTCCCTTCCCATCTTGGGATTCCGCTCATGATAGAAGATGAGCTCTATGGCTTTATTTTGGCAAACCGAATGGATAAAGATTCTAATTTCAGTCAAGATGATTATATTATTGCTGAAGCATTAATGCAGCTCTTTAATACATCCCTGTCCAATTATAAAAGTTATCAGGACCTTCATAATGCAAAAGCCGAACTCGATGAAAAAATCTTTAACCTTTTTGCAATCAATCAATCTTCAAAAGTACTCCTAAGTGAACTGAACTTATCTAATCTCTACAATCTTTCAATTGACGTGTTTTCTGAGCTGACTCAAAGCTCTATTACAACTTTCTTCTTATATGATGAAATATCAGAGTCTTACAAACTTAGAGGAATGAAAGACGCTTTTCATCCGTCTAACAAAATCAATCTTTCATTATATTTAAATCCAAATGCTGAGATTAATCCTGCTAAAACAATATTGGATATGAATAATTTAGAAGACATTAAATATTTTAATAGCATTTACATGAATGGATATGATACAATTCAAGTTCTCAAGCCCTTATATATAGTGATGGTAACGAAAAACACAGAATTATTGGGCTTTGTAACATTGGGAAAAAATGTGGCTGGAAAACCTTATAATAAGGGAATTTTTGAATTAATCGAAAGTTTGTCTTCATCCAGCTATATTGCCTTATCCAATGCAAAATACTTTAAGCAGGCAAATGAGCAGAAAAAATTATTACAGAAAAAATTCGACCGTCTTATGTCTCTTAACAGTCTGATGAAAAATATTAATAGTGCTAAGACAATTGAACAATTAGCCCATTTGACACTCAACACTTTAGAAATTTCTTTCGGTATGAAGACAGGATTGTTCGCATTATTCAACCCTAAAAATAATACTTTTAAAGTTTTAAGTTCTATTAATATGGAAAACTGTCTTGCTGAATTTCCTTTTGCAGACAGCCTGAATTGCCTTTTAGAAGGAGAAAATTTCATACTCAATAGTAAAGATCAAATTCCTGAATTTCTTCCTGAAGAGCTGTCTAATAGTTTAAGTGATGCATCCGGTGCCTTCTTGGCCCCTATTAACATTGAAAGTATAGAAAATGAATTATTAGGCATTATAGGCGTATTCGAGTTTTCTGAAGGCATTCTTGCCGACTCTGAAAATGTTCTTACTGTAAATACCATTGCGAATCATATATCCCCTGTGTTATACCATTTAAATCAAATGAAGGAACAGGCAAATCTGCTGTGTCCTAATTACGAAAATATTTTTATTAAGTCTTTAGAAAAATGTATTGAAGAAGCTGAAGAACTGTTTATGGATTTAGAGGTTATTCATATCCATAATTCTAAATTTTCCTTCACTCCTATAAAATTATCAGACGCAGCTTCAAACAAATATAAAAAAATATATAGGGTTACCAATAGTGATCTATTTATTATAGATTTTGATTTTAACACTGTGGAAGAATTAAAGTCCATTATTTCAAGTGAAGATGAAGTTGAAATAGCTCTATACAAATATAAAAAGGATTTTAAAACCGTGGATGATTTTATGAATTGTTTCGCAAAATAATACCCTTGATCACAAGGGGCACACCCCTTGTGATCAAGGGTATTTTATTTCGTACAAATAAAAAACCAAAAAACACACCTGCAAAACAGGTGTGTTTACTTCATCTCAATACCCAAAATGTCGTTTCCCTGCATTTTGACGCCCTAGCTCAAGCTAGGTGGGTGTTCTCACTAGAATTTCTGTCTTCCTCCGCCCAAAGGGAATTATCTTGAGGCCCGGCATCCATTCTAAAATATAGAACTCCCAATCGTAATTTGTAGGTTCAAAATAGCAGGTTCGTCGATCATTCCAGGAAATGAGATTGCTTTATTTATGTTCATTATATCATATCCATAAGAAAAATCAAGTACCTTTAATATCCATTTCAATTTTTAAATAGTAAATTAAATAATTTCTTCAATAAATAAATCTTTTTCTACTCTTAAATCCAGTAAGGTATTATCTACTCGGACAATAGGACGGGAAAGCTGCTGGGTATTGATAAATACTATTTCTCCTTCTTCACCACTGGATAATCGTACCCAACAATTCAAATAATTATAAGCTATATTCTGTAAAAACGATAAAAGAAACTTTGTATCCAGTTTACCATAACACTCTCTCTCAAAGTTTTCAATTACTTTAAAAGGACAAAATCTTTCTCTGTAAGATCTGTTGGATGTCATAGCATCGTAAATATCCGATATCGCTACAATTTTAGCAAAATCATTAATTTGATCTCCTTTCGCACCCAGGGGATAGCCGGAGCCGTCATATTTCTCATGGTGCATAAGGACTGCCATCTTTATATTTTTATCAATATTTTGTTTTTCTACCATTCTAAAACCATAAACTGTGTGTTTTTTTATATGTTCAAATTCATCATCATTGAGTTTTCCCGGCTTATTTAATATTTCAATATCCACTTTCGTTTTTCCGATATCATGTATGAGTCCAGCTACAGTGATATTCTTAAGATCCTCTCCCCTTAACCCGAGCCACTGTCCAAAAATGTTGCAAAGAAGAGATACATTAACAGAATGGGTATAGGTATAGTCATCTACCATTCTTAAATTATGAAGAAAAGCAAATAAATCGCTTTTAGTTTCCATCATTGACAGCATATCTTCACTTATAGTAAACAATTCCGATATGCTAATATTTTTTCCTTCTCCTATGTCAACGATATGATAATGTAATTGATTAACCCCTTTACTATATGAAGACTTAAAAGCTTTAAAAGCATTGAGCTTTTTAATACTTCTGCTTTTAACAACTTTAGGCTCATGTTTTCTGGCATATTCGATAGATACTTCTTCGACAATATAGACATAATCTATTTCGTACATATGGAGTTTTGCAATGCTTCTTTCATTTAAAGTTGTCCCTTTAGCCAAAAGTCTTAGCCCCACGGTATTAAACACATCATCTCCCAAGATCATACCGGGTTTCAAATCGTTGACAGACATAATTTGAACAAGTTTTTCAGGCATTTTAATCCCCCGCTTACACTATGTTTTAATCAATAGGAGTTTTTTTAAAAAGGAGTAAAAACTGCAACAGTATTGTCCCGAAAATGATAAATAAATCTGCAAGATTAAATATTGGACAGTTCTTAAAATTAAAGTGGAAAAAGTCAACCACATACCCCTTTTTACTTCTATCAATTAAGTTTCCTAAACCGCCCCCTGCAATAAAAGCAATAGCAACTTTGGTTAAAGTAAACCCTTTATGCCTAATAATTTTAAATAAATAAAGGATTGTAAGTAAAATTGCAGGGAGTGTAACCATTTTAATAAATTTCGGATGATTTTCAAATAAGTTCAATGCAGCTCCTTTATTTCTATGCAGCGTTAATTTAACTGTATTGCCTAAAATCGGTCTGGATTCCCCATTTTTCAACTTATTTTCTGCAAGCTTTTTAGTCCATTGATCAAGGATGATTATACCTAGACATATAACAAAAAAAATCATGTAATTTATCCTTTCTTTAAACGCTTTAATCTGAAAAAGTCTTCCCTTTCTTTTTCTTCCAGTACTTCTTGTATATACTTTACTTGCTCCTTGTACTTAGGAATCTGTATGCTTTCAAGGGCATTGGCTCTCTTACTGGTTTTCTCTATTTCTTTTGCTAATCTATATATTGAATTTTCAATTTCTGTAAGCTCATAAATTAAATACTTTACTTCATTAAATCTGAGCACGGCAAAATCAAAGGCAGGATTCGTACGATAGAAACCATAAGAAGGTTCTGCATCCTTTTTTACATATTTAA
The genomic region above belongs to Defluviitalea saccharophila and contains:
- a CDS encoding DegT/DnrJ/EryC1/StrS family aminotransferase, which encodes MKKQISLSKPDITDKEIEYVNQVLRSGVLSIGPKIEEFETMIAKFTGVKHAVAVNSGTSALHLIIRALGIKEGDEVITTPFSFIASANCILFEKAVPVFVDIDEETLNIDINQIEEKITDKTKAILVVDVFGQPMNLNKVREIARKHNLYVIEDSCEALGSIYQNTKAGSSADAAAFAFYPNKQITTGEGGIIVTNNDEVAELCRSMRSQGRAVTGLWLYHERLGYNYRLSEIHSALGIAQMERIDEIIEKRNAAANYYTEKLKEIPWVQAPFIHPNVSRMSWFVYVIRVSEEIRNDLIDYLRDNGIGCKPYFTPIHLQPFYRETFGYKSGDFPVTEKAGSECIAIPFYTNLTREEIDYVVDTIKNFKNVFQI
- a CDS encoding sugar transferase produces the protein MKEIQIMIKHGLDKLIAFILFIAVSPIFFIIALGIKLTSKGPVFFIQERVGKDGKDFKIYKFRTMIQNAVNMGNGIYTEENDPRITKIGRILRKTSLDELPQLINILKGDMSIIGPRPTLRYQVEKYNEFQMQRLKMRPGVTGLAQVNGRNSLPWAKRIEYDVEYVNNYSLWLDLKIIIKTVKVVLTAEGVYGQRDEMM
- a CDS encoding winged helix-turn-helix transcriptional regulator; protein product: MEKELEILTHIQENEHITQREIAEKTGLSLGAVNLLLKKMIKTGLIKIERLNARTLKYILTPEGMKEKTAKTYHYIVRTYETITRIQAVSKVILEKQKKKGIKTIYLYGNQDEVYNVLRITMSDVVGNLDMNYELINNIDAINKTKDSVVLIWNEENEEVVKAKQIPYINILYSL
- a CDS encoding elongator complex protein 3 encodes the protein MKKKMIIPIFVSHQGCPNDCVFCNQKRITGVKDVFDESQIRHHIESYLEGSNVDKRVEIAFFGGSFTGIHPLIQKKYLDLATEYIMKYQLEGIRLSTRPDYISEEILKLLSQYPVKAIELGVQSLDQEVLETSKRNHTVEDVYRAVEYIKKTPIELGLQMMIGLPKDTLHKSIKTAQKIIAMKPHTTRIYPTVIMKDTELETMYYKGIYQPLSLDEGIAWTSQILPLFYEAGITVLRVGLQASEEVDLGKGIVAGPYHPAFRQLVEEKMLNEFVLKIYEENGNKPLIICANQKMYQSLIGHKRKYLNHIKEQGIPIQFKRISGGEDSLVFESEGRKLNDLSIPKYLR
- a CDS encoding DUF6873 family GME fold protein; amino-acid sequence: MIFLSQNIYDSLKNLLRQADEVIEIQSLDIVYESINHHPDIFLFCGDEKIYMAEEQYQCIKNQLNPFSLPIEVLENQLGYRYPQSVSFNGLMVGRHFIHNLNYTSPIILEDMKKIKKNIIHVKQGYTRCSALPIDDSSIITSDAGIAKAVASHDIEVCLIQPGFILLPGQLYGFIGGTGGRVNDNIYFAGDISKHPDYEKIRRFIHGKRLEIIYDSNYPLIDVGSILTFS
- a CDS encoding VanZ family protein — encoded protein: MRLRKIIWILTILWMAAIFLLSSRPGDLSRQDSAWVLERANILTQEEAMDIDNSEAMSLQMWIRKTAHVIIFGGLCMLIYASCYGYVGKAIKTGMWSWIATILYGITDEIHQFFVPGRGAQIQDVLRDGKGALFGCLIMVMVFLLIERVPSINKIVDKIYNLNIELS
- a CDS encoding acetyltransferase yields the protein MKKLVIVGAGGLGREVARYIKDINQMHPSYELIGFIDSDPGKKGIEYFGVPVLGDFDILSTLAEPYEKLYGFCAVAKPSIKSRLILQMKEHNLDMINIIHPTAYISPEVQIGEGVLISPYCVLTTNIIIGNYVHINPQCGIGHDTTIADYSTLYWNVNVSGNVTIEERVEIGSKAFIKQGLTVQKESVIGAGAVVIQSVESGITAAGVPAREIFHKERLTNET